Proteins from a single region of Methanotorris igneus Kol 5:
- a CDS encoding 30S ribosomal protein S8e, whose amino-acid sequence MGVWQGKSRRKPTGGKYKMARKKRKYEMGREPTETLLSEEIRMKIIRCRGGNRKVRLLRTNYANVLDPKTGVCKKVAIKTVVDNQANKHYIRRNIITKGAIIETELGLAKVTSRPGQDGVVNAVLIEQQ is encoded by the coding sequence ATGGGAGTATGGCAAGGAAAGAGTAGAAGAAAGCCAACAGGTGGAAAATACAAAATGGCAAGAAAAAAGAGAAAGTATGAAATGGGAAGAGAACCAACAGAAACACTTTTATCAGAAGAAATAAGGATGAAAATTATTAGATGTAGAGGAGGAAATAGAAAAGTTAGATTATTAAGAACAAACTATGCAAACGTTTTAGACCCAAAAACAGGAGTTTGTAAAAAAGTTGCAATTAAAACCGTAGTTGACAACCAAGCAAACAAACACTACATCAGAAGAAACATCATTACAAAAGGAGCAATTATTGAAACAGAGTTAGGTTTAGCAAAAGTAACATCAAGACCAGGACAAGACGGAGTTGTCAACGCTGTTTTAATTGAGCAACAATAA